The segment GTCCACGTCCTGCGTCGGGAGCGTGATGCCCTTTTCGGCGAGGAACATCCTGAGTGCGCGCGGATTGGGGCCGAAAGAATTGTAGATTTTCATGGCTGTCTCCTTAAACTCGGTTGCGCCGGGCAGACGATCATCCGGATATGCAGCACCCGCCGGCCGGGCCGCTGCCTTGCGAAACGCCGATGCCCAAGCGCCCCTACCCTAGACCATCGCGGGTTTTGAGTACACCGCCGCCGCGGCGACGTATCCGTTCCGTTCCCACGCAGCGCGCGCGCGTGGTTGCGCGCGCGGGCGCGGCTGTGATTTTTTCTTGGGTGCCGGTTCGCGCGGGGAAAGCCCGCGCACAGCGGCCGGACGCGAGCAGCAACGTACGTAAGATGCGATTTTGTCCGCAATGCGGGACGCCGGTGATACCCGGCGCGAAGTTCTGCGTCAGCTGCGGGACGGCGCTGACGGTCTCCGCCGGAAATCCGGCGGAGACCGTCAGCGGCTCCGCGGCCGGCGCTGCGGCGAGCACGGCGCTGGCGGCCGGCTCCGCGGCCGGCGCGCCGCGGGTCACGGCCGCGTTCGCGGCCGTCTTCGCGCTCATCTTCGCGGCGGGACTTGGCGCAGCCGCGTACATCATGCGCCGGCAAGTGCCCGGCGCGCGCGAGGCTGCCGAGGCGACCGCCCAGGGCAGTGCGTCCGGCAATCTGCCCCCCGGCCATCCGGAGGTAATCAAAATCCCCGACGAGGCGCGCAAGTTTATCGACAAGCTGCAGGCCAAGGCCACCGCTGCGCCCAAGGACGTCGACGCATGGAATCGCTTCGGCGACGCCGCCGAGCGAGCTGCGATGTTCGATCCGTCGTACTATCCCAAGGCCGCGGACGCGTACGATCACGTGCTGAAGCTCGATCCGGATAATCTTCCGGCGCTCCGCGGCGTAGGCAATATCGACTACGACCGGCGCCACTACGACGAGGCGATCGCGGCCTACGAGCACTACCTGAGCCGCAAACCCGACGATCCGCGGGTGCGCACCGACCTCGGCACGATGTACCTCTCCAGCGGCAATCCCGATGTCGCGATCGTTCACTACAAGAAGGTGGTGGCGGCGCATCCCGAGTTCTTCGAGGCATATTTCAACCTCGGCGTCGCCTATGCCGAGCAGGAGAACAAGCCGGTTGCGCGCAGCTATTTCGTCAAGGCGCGCACGCTCGCCCCGGATGACAAGAGCAGAAGCGAAGTCGATCAGATGTTGGCGACGGTCGGGGGAGCGCCGCAGGGCGGCAACGCCGCGACGATGGCAGCCCAGGGCAACCCCGCGACTTTCC is part of the Candidatus Binataceae bacterium genome and harbors:
- a CDS encoding tetratricopeptide repeat protein, encoding MRFCPQCGTPVIPGAKFCVSCGTALTVSAGNPAETVSGSAAGAAASTALAAGSAAGAPRVTAAFAAVFALIFAAGLGAAAYIMRRQVPGAREAAEATAQGSASGNLPPGHPEVIKIPDEARKFIDKLQAKATAAPKDVDAWNRFGDAAERAAMFDPSYYPKAADAYDHVLKLDPDNLPALRGVGNIDYDRRHYDEAIAAYEHYLSRKPDDPRVRTDLGTMYLSSGNPDVAIVHYKKVVAAHPEFFEAYFNLGVAYAEQENKPVARSYFVKARTLAPDDKSRSEVDQMLATVGGAPQGGNAATMAAQGNPATFQGAFEQMARGLPIAGPKVHGVQWTGDNHPRLLMDNFPMDQMPPFAAKRFLDDLKSGTADAMKSHRLQGPVTVEIADASSNRVMQSVTIAAIDATAGAAPAAQQPDTTASGASSASGTSSTSAASGTFQEAVAEMMRGLPVAGPKVTAVEWPSNMRARVMMDNFPMDAMPAPMRDKFVADIRTRLESAKTAHKVAGTVTVDIADAGSGRVMESVSQ